The genomic DNA CGTGGATCGGGGCGTTCCCTTTATTGCTTTTATTCTAACACTTGCCCCAAAACTGTGTCAAATGTTTTATATAAAAAAACGGTCCGGGTTTTACCCCGGACCGTTTGACTTTTTCAGGAAAGATCCCGGTTAGAACCGGTTGAAATCCCTGCGTCCGCCGCGATCTCCGCCGCGACCGCCCTCGGTCTTCGGCCGGGCTTCGTTAACGGTGATTTCCCGATCGCCCCACTTATAACCGGTCATCCCGGCAATAGCTTTTTCGGCATCGGCATCTTCCATGTCAACAAAACCAAATCCCCGGGACTTGCCCGAGAACTTATCGCTGACTACCCGGGCCGAAATTACGTTGCCGAATTCAGCGAATTTCGCTTGAAGATCAGCATCGGCAACGGACCATGGCAGGTTACCAACAAATATACTTTTCATAGTATTTTCTCCTAAATGTGAATTCTTCTGCGATTAATGGCGTGAGGTCGCTGGGACCACTGAAGACCGGGGCAGAAACTTTGGTATTCATTTGTAACTTCATACATCTGCTCATTAACTTCGACTCTTACGTGTTTAATAGTAACACGGCTCTTATTTCTTGTCAATCCTTTTTTTTATCGACTCATGGGGACCGGCCTTGTTGCCGTCCCATCTAAATAGTTATCGGTCACCAAGGCAATTAATTTCACTCTATTATGGATACTCCGGCGGCTCAATGATCCCCTCTGCCGTCAGGCCAAGCTGTTCATAGATCTGACCGCTGGCTCCGGCCGTTTCCACATTTAAAGCCAAATATCCCGACTGGTCACCCGGTCTCAAAAAGAAAGGGGGTTCGGCTAAACGCTTGCAAAACAAAGCGGTACCGGTATTAAGGATCTGCCAGCCTTCGAGCCTCCCTTGATCTTCCTTGCTCCCCAGTAAAAAGGAAAGTTCCGGGGATTGCCGGCTCATCTCCGCCAGCCGATAACCGGTCCAACCGAGCTCCCAACGGGCATCTTTGAAGTGAAGAAACATTTTAACATGCGCTAATTGATAAGCCGCGCCAAAAGAGGCAAAAGCGGTCTCCTGCCCCCTGAACGTCTCTTTCTTTGGCGGAAAAAGTACTCTGCCCGGCCAGATCGCGTCAAAAGAGCGGATGATCCCGGCCGCTACCTTGATCGCTGCAGCATCCGGAGAAGAAACATTCAGCTTCGCGCCTCGCCCGGCAGGGAGGACCGGGGATCCCAACGCCTCTTCGAGCAGAGCGATCGGTATTTCACGGCGAAAATAGCCATTGCTTGACTGATAAGGACCGAATTTGACGATCCGGCTTCCATCGGCTAAAACTTCTCCAACGCAATATTTCCCTTTTAACGGTTCTTCCCGCTCCAGGACCCCGGGCCCAATCCTGGCCATTAGTTTGATCCCGGCAATGCGCCGATCAATGTCATCTGCCTTCATTTTCAAACGAAACCTGGCGATGGTCCTGTTGCTCGGCAATTGAGCCATTATTTTTGACAGCATTACGGAAGCGCCCCATTCACCTGAGCGTGAAAATCAATATGGGCATGAAAGATCTCCGCTTCCTTGACCGTTGGAAAAATAAAGAGATCTCCGCTCCTGGTGTAACCGGCCGCGGAGTGGAACCTTTCATCGGCCCTTAGCTCCGCCAGATTGTAGAATTGAGCGCTCAATCCTGGCAAAAGATGTCCGCCAACGGCAATGTAGCCGCAAAGAAACAGATAATCGACCGGTTTTCCTTCATTGTTATATTTGGCCCAAAATTCCAGGGTCGGGGAAAAAGCCTCAGCGACCAGGGTCCTGGTCGGGAAATCAGCCAATGCCTTTAACGGCTGCAGCATCTCAATGCTCCTGAATTGCTTTTGTAAAAGCGAGCTGTCAAACGGCAGCAAGGTAAAGTCCAACAGCCCCCGCCCGATCGTTCGAGCGGCAGTGATCAAAGGAAGCGGCGCGTTATGGGACTCCGTTTCAAGCGATTCTCCGGTCGTGGCCAGGACCGATATCCGCCCTTTTAGGTTCGAGAGGTCAAGATCGATCGACCCATCGGGGAACGCCTGGCAGTCTGCCCGCATAACCCGGACCGCTTTATGGCGGATCCGCTGGTATGCGGCGACAGCTTTGTTGGAACGAAATAATATCCCGTTATTAGCGACTAATAGCATCAATATTATCTCGGATATTAACCAAAATAATTTCAACCTGTGCTTCCGCCTTTATTTATGGTATATTGCGCGGACATGACCATTGAGTTGCTGCGATTCCTTATTTTAGCTTTCGGCTGGCCTTCATTAATTTCGGGGAGCTTGTATTTCCTCTTTTCTTCATACCGGTTTAACCGAAATGTCCATGGCGCGATCTTCGGCAAATTGGTTTTAATCATGACCTTTGGCTGGCTACTGACTATGTATTGTCTCGGGATAGTCGCTACCCTGGCGATGTTCCTCGATGTCCGGATCGGGGTCCAATACGTTTTCCCGGTCTTTGTGGTCTGGGCCGCTTCCATGCTGATGATCTACGCCAGCATCAGGCGATGGACCAAAGAAGCGGCGACGATCAACGAGTTTTACCAGGATATCGAACGAAAATACCAGTCGATCTTTGAGATCTCTCCGGAAGCGATATTGTTGACCGATACCAACGGGATAGTCCTTTCCGCCAACGACCGCCTGCAAGAGTGGCTGGGCTACAAGACGGAAGAGATCATCGGCAAGAACCTGATCATTCTCCCTTTCCTGACCGAAGAGAGCAAGGCGATCATTATGAAGAACTTTTCACGGCGCTTGCAGGGAAAGGCCGCGCCTGCGTATGAAATCACCTTTTTTAACAGCAAGAACCAAGTGATGTGCGGCCGGGTGGTTGACACTATAATGAAAGACGAAAAAGGAGCTCCGGTCAGGAGCCTGACCATGATCAGCGACGTAACGGAGCGGATGCAGCTGGAAAAGCTCCGCGAAGACCTGACCCACATGATCATCCATGATCTCAAGAACCCGCTGACCGGGATCCAGGGGGCAGTCGACCTCCTTCTCAAGGAGCGGGTCGGCCCGATCAATGAAGAGCAAAAAAAGCTGGCCGGTATCGCCGCCTCCAGCACCAAGAAG from Candidatus Margulisiibacteriota bacterium includes the following:
- a CDS encoding PAS domain S-box protein, translating into MTIELLRFLILAFGWPSLISGSLYFLFSSYRFNRNVHGAIFGKLVLIMTFGWLLTMYCLGIVATLAMFLDVRIGVQYVFPVFVVWAASMLMIYASIRRWTKEAATINEFYQDIERKYQSIFEISPEAILLTDTNGIVLSANDRLQEWLGYKTEEIIGKNLIILPFLTEESKAIIMKNFSRRLQGKAAPAYEITFFNSKNQVMCGRVVDTIMKDEKGAPVRSLTMISDVTERMQLEKLREDLTHMIIHDLKNPLTGIQGAVDLLLKERVGPINEEQKKLAGIAASSTKKLFNLIMDLLDIKKIEENQLVLSRTTFSARELANNLAWVVSYGQQQGKVVILNKLIDINITADLNLLTRVLENLLSNALKHTPDGGTIELRIREEKDHLVFEVADNGEGIPRECLARVFDKFFKVEDQKMKTKIDTGLGLTFCKLAVEAHGGKIGVESTVGQGSRFYFTLPATSTTSPASTASSSAPAAA
- a CDS encoding RNA-binding protein; the protein is MKSIFVGNLPWSVADADLQAKFAEFGNVISARVVSDKFSGKSRGFGFVDMEDADAEKAIAGMTGYKWGDREITVNEARPKTEGGRGGDRGGRRDFNRF